The following are encoded together in the Candidatus Palauibacter australiensis genome:
- a CDS encoding ABC transporter ATP-binding protein: MRGTAPARDWRPVLEGRDLSFTHPRADEAAVRRVSLSVSPGKLLAVVGPNGAGKTTLLKLLSGSLTPQEGGVTLDDRALSDLGDRDRALAIAVVPQSESSPFPVTVREMVGMGRYAHLGPWERSGDGDRAVVEDAMARCAVAEFADRHLGELSGGERQRARIARALAQEAPVLLLDEPTAGLDLRYRMELFHLLRELRGAGLGVLVITHDLNLAARFADRLLLLDRGRARARGAPDETLSRESLEAVYDWPLRVVPHPGPGSDTGAPQTVPLRKEDP, translated from the coding sequence GTGAGGGGAACCGCGCCCGCGCGCGACTGGCGGCCAGTGTTGGAGGGCCGGGATCTGAGCTTCACCCATCCGCGCGCGGACGAGGCCGCCGTGCGCCGGGTCTCGCTCTCGGTCTCCCCGGGGAAGCTCCTCGCGGTCGTGGGTCCCAACGGCGCCGGTAAGACGACGCTGTTGAAGCTCCTCTCCGGTTCCCTGACGCCTCAGGAGGGTGGAGTGACGCTCGACGACCGCGCACTGTCCGACCTGGGCGACCGGGACCGTGCCCTTGCGATCGCCGTGGTGCCGCAGTCCGAGTCCTCCCCCTTCCCGGTCACGGTGCGGGAGATGGTGGGGATGGGACGATACGCGCACCTCGGCCCGTGGGAGCGCTCCGGCGACGGGGACCGCGCGGTGGTGGAAGATGCGATGGCGCGCTGCGCGGTCGCGGAGTTCGCGGACCGCCACCTGGGCGAACTCTCCGGCGGCGAGCGGCAGCGGGCGCGCATCGCTCGCGCGCTTGCCCAGGAGGCGCCGGTCCTCCTTCTCGACGAACCCACTGCCGGACTCGACCTCCGCTACCGCATGGAGCTCTTCCACCTGCTGCGCGAACTCCGGGGTGCCGGCCTCGGCGTGCTGGTCATCACGCACGACCTCAACCTGGCCGCCCGGTTCGCCGACCGGCTGCTGCTGCTCGACCGCGGGCGCGCGCGGGCCCGGGGCGCCCCGGATGAAACGCTGTCACGAGAGTCGCTGGAGGCCGTCTACGACTGGCCGCTCAGAGTCGTGCCGCACCCCGGACCCGGGAGCGACACCGGCGCACCGCAGACTGTCCCGCTCAGGAAGGAAGACCCGTGA
- a CDS encoding cobalamin biosynthesis protein: MSASRRAARPVVLSLVGALVLDWVLGQPRLHPVRAIGGLLGGARRLRRSRGPLGSLVEGAAALAVVSGIAAAASRPLAARPGRSSRPSSGSGLPATLLAAGTEALLLHPALALEPLAEAGERVAAALGAGDLDGARRHLAWDLVSRDTSALDASHCASAAIESMAENLCDSVVAPACAYLAAGLPGAWVYRVVNTADAMFGYRTPDLIWYGKPAARADDLLNFVPARLAAVLIVMAAGSQPLRRDGIRPVPDGVLRLLPREASRAAGPNAGWPMAAAALALGVRLHKPGVYTLNAAGARPDAGDIDAAATLIRRAAWLGIGLVVAAGVCRS; encoded by the coding sequence GTGAGCGCGTCGCGGCGGGCCGCACGCCCCGTGGTGCTGAGCCTGGTGGGCGCCCTCGTCCTCGATTGGGTCCTGGGCCAGCCTCGCCTTCATCCGGTGCGGGCGATCGGAGGGCTGCTGGGCGGTGCGCGCCGACTGCGGCGCAGCCGGGGACCGCTGGGAAGCCTCGTCGAAGGGGCAGCGGCGCTGGCGGTAGTGTCGGGCATCGCCGCCGCGGCCTCGCGTCCCCTGGCGGCGCGCCCTGGGCGCTCCTCCCGACCGTCCTCCGGGTCCGGGCTGCCCGCCACCCTCCTGGCGGCAGGGACCGAAGCCCTGCTCCTGCATCCGGCCCTCGCCCTCGAACCGCTCGCCGAGGCGGGAGAACGGGTGGCCGCCGCGCTCGGGGCCGGAGACCTCGACGGAGCGAGACGCCACCTGGCGTGGGACCTGGTCAGCCGGGACACGAGCGCGCTCGACGCATCTCACTGCGCCTCCGCGGCGATCGAGTCGATGGCGGAAAACCTCTGCGACTCGGTGGTGGCGCCCGCTTGCGCCTACCTTGCGGCCGGCCTGCCGGGGGCCTGGGTCTACCGGGTCGTCAACACCGCCGACGCGATGTTCGGCTACCGAACTCCCGACCTGATCTGGTACGGGAAGCCGGCGGCGCGTGCCGACGACCTCCTCAACTTCGTACCGGCCCGGCTGGCGGCCGTCCTGATCGTGATGGCCGCGGGGTCTCAACCGCTCCGCCGTGACGGGATCCGTCCGGTGCCCGACGGAGTCTTGCGTCTCCTCCCGCGTGAAGCGTCGCGCGCGGCGGGGCCCAACGCCGGGTGGCCGATGGCCGCCGCCGCGCTCGCCCTGGGAGTCCGGCTCCACAAGCCCGGCGTCTACACGCTGAACGCCGCGGGCGCTCGACCGGACGCCGGCGACATCGACGCGGCCGCCACTCTGATCCGCCGCGCCGCCTGGCTGGGCATCGGGCTGGTCGTCGCGGCAGGAGTCTGCCGCTCATGA
- a CDS encoding histidine phosphatase family protein, with the protein MIRLLAIRHAPVAAEGIIYGQTDVPTTLDGAEAAARIEPVVAEFAPAIIWSSDAARCREPAALLAERLGVPHRIDERVREMSYGDWEGWAWDAVPRTELDEWMAAWQTRSPPGGETVARFTERVAAWWRDLYAGPHFLMAHAGVVHCLDVVADGLPWGRAIERRLDFLAAKQFTGNS; encoded by the coding sequence GTGATCCGGCTTCTCGCCATCCGCCACGCACCCGTCGCCGCCGAGGGCATCATCTACGGGCAGACGGACGTGCCGACGACGCTGGACGGCGCCGAGGCGGCCGCGCGCATCGAGCCCGTCGTGGCCGAGTTTGCCCCGGCGATCATCTGGTCGTCCGATGCCGCCCGCTGCCGCGAACCCGCCGCTCTGCTCGCGGAGCGGCTAGGCGTCCCGCACCGCATCGACGAGCGCGTGCGCGAGATGTCCTACGGCGACTGGGAGGGATGGGCCTGGGACGCCGTGCCACGCACCGAACTCGACGAATGGATGGCCGCCTGGCAGACGCGGTCCCCCCCGGGTGGGGAGACCGTCGCCAGGTTCACCGAGCGGGTGGCCGCGTGGTGGCGAGACCTGTACGCCGGCCCCCATTTCCTGATGGCGCACGCCGGGGTCGTGCACTGCCTCGACGTAGTGGCCGATGGTCTCCCCTGGGGACGGGCCATCGAGCGGCGGCTCGACTTCCTGGCGGCCAAACAGTTTACCGGAAACTCCTGA
- a CDS encoding adenosylcobinamide-GDP ribazoletransferase: protein MRTSLRGARAAFVFLTRLPLGGFPYSAEEWRWAAAWFPLVGLVLGGACAAVWGLVAPLGPWVAAMSVIVVSVLLTGAFHEDGLADTADALGGATGRDEIFVILKDSRIGAFGALALVTSIAFRLVLLAQLGSAAPASALAAGASPLAAAPAALLLAHGLARVGPVWLMVALPYANAAAAKSGHVTRAGVAQAAVATAVGVAGAAAVVAAGAIGATGVLAAFAAMALVTALCGWRFRARAGGVTGDFLGAAEQVNEIAILVAVLAVQVAQAAA from the coding sequence GTGAGGACATCGCTCCGGGGGGCGCGCGCCGCCTTCGTCTTCCTGACGCGTCTGCCGCTGGGCGGTTTTCCCTACTCGGCGGAAGAATGGCGGTGGGCCGCGGCGTGGTTCCCCCTGGTCGGACTCGTGCTCGGAGGGGCGTGCGCGGCCGTGTGGGGCCTGGTGGCGCCGCTGGGGCCGTGGGTGGCGGCGATGAGCGTGATCGTCGTGTCGGTCCTGCTGACGGGCGCCTTCCACGAGGATGGATTGGCCGATACGGCCGACGCGCTGGGTGGAGCGACGGGCCGCGACGAGATCTTCGTCATCCTGAAAGACTCGCGGATCGGCGCGTTCGGGGCGCTGGCGCTCGTGACGTCCATCGCGTTCCGGCTGGTGCTGCTCGCGCAGTTGGGGAGTGCGGCACCGGCGTCCGCGCTCGCGGCGGGGGCCTCCCCGCTTGCGGCAGCGCCCGCCGCCCTGCTCCTCGCGCACGGCCTGGCGCGGGTCGGCCCGGTCTGGCTGATGGTCGCCCTCCCCTACGCGAACGCGGCGGCGGCGAAGAGCGGCCACGTCACGCGGGCCGGGGTGGCGCAGGCAGCGGTTGCGACCGCGGTCGGCGTGGCCGGCGCGGCGGCCGTGGTGGCGGCGGGTGCGATCGGCGCGACCGGCGTCCTCGCCGCGTTCGCCGCGATGGCCCTCGTCACCGCGCTCTGCGGCTGGCGATTCCGCGCGCGGGCCGGGGGCGTGACCGGCGACTTCCTCGGCGCGGCGGAGCAGGTCAACGAGATCGCGATCCTGGTCGCCGTGCTCGCGGTGCAGGTCGCGCAGGCCGCCGCGTGA
- a CDS encoding bifunctional adenosylcobinamide kinase/adenosylcobinamide-phosphate guanylyltransferase, whose product MMELILVTGGARSGKSRWAQGEALARGGEEVTVIATAEAVDDEMRDRIEAHRRDRPAGWHTIEAPARAGEAILAAGTDTVLLDCVTVLTGMAIGRLGADAEAAALDAMAAEIDGILDARAARTGLLIVVTNEVGWSVHPPTALGRWYQDGLGIANQRLADAADRVVLMVSGLELRLK is encoded by the coding sequence ATGATGGAACTCATCCTCGTGACGGGCGGGGCGCGCTCGGGCAAGAGCCGGTGGGCTCAGGGCGAGGCGCTGGCGCGCGGCGGGGAAGAGGTCACCGTGATCGCGACCGCGGAGGCCGTCGACGACGAGATGCGTGACAGGATCGAGGCCCACCGCCGCGATCGTCCCGCGGGGTGGCACACCATCGAGGCGCCCGCGCGGGCGGGCGAAGCCATCCTCGCCGCCGGCACGGACACCGTGCTGCTGGACTGCGTGACCGTGCTGACCGGCATGGCGATCGGACGATTGGGCGCCGACGCCGAGGCGGCCGCGTTGGACGCGATGGCCGCCGAGATCGACGGGATCCTCGATGCGCGAGCCGCGCGCACCGGTTTGCTGATCGTCGTGACGAACGAGGTGGGGTGGAGCGTGCACCCGCCCACCGCGCTCGGGCGCTGGTACCAGGACGGGCTGGGCATCGCCAATCAGCGTCTCGCTGACGCGGCGGACCGGGTGGTTCTCATGGTCTCCGGGCTGGAACTGCGGTTGAAGTGA
- a CDS encoding iron ABC transporter permease yields MTHTPRRLALLALVVVAAVALSVSFGASGLGPGDLWRFLMGEADPTTRSILLQLRLPRAVLAALVGGALGLCGCTFQALLRNPLAEPYVLGVSGGAAVGAVAVVVTGIGLRFPWMLPLGAFAGALAAMALVLAVARRASPGRMDTRVLILSGVIIGAFFNAVILLLLSLADVESFRSAIFWMMGNLSGADWASTGLLALLLVPGALAVLSLARAFNLLSRGEEVAFYLGASVQRVKLTAYLAASLMVAAAVAAGGVIGFVGLIVPHAVRLAWGNDHRLLLPASFLAGTAFLLLADTVARLVVAPAELPTGVVTAVAGVPFFVALLLRGGRR; encoded by the coding sequence TTGACGCACACCCCCCGCCGGCTCGCACTCCTCGCGCTGGTCGTCGTGGCCGCGGTCGCGCTCAGCGTCTCCTTCGGCGCCTCCGGCCTGGGTCCCGGGGATCTGTGGCGCTTCCTCATGGGAGAGGCCGATCCCACCACCCGTTCCATCCTGCTCCAATTGCGGCTGCCGCGCGCGGTGCTGGCGGCGCTCGTCGGAGGCGCGCTCGGCCTCTGCGGCTGCACCTTCCAGGCCCTTCTGCGCAACCCGCTCGCCGAACCCTACGTGCTGGGCGTCTCGGGCGGAGCCGCCGTCGGCGCGGTGGCGGTCGTGGTGACGGGCATCGGGCTGCGCTTTCCCTGGATGCTCCCCCTGGGCGCGTTCGCCGGCGCGCTGGCCGCGATGGCGCTGGTGCTGGCGGTCGCGCGGCGGGCCTCGCCCGGTCGGATGGACACGCGTGTCCTGATCCTGTCGGGCGTGATCATCGGCGCCTTCTTCAACGCGGTAATCCTGCTTCTGCTCTCGCTCGCCGACGTGGAGTCGTTCCGCTCGGCGATCTTCTGGATGATGGGGAACCTGTCCGGCGCCGACTGGGCTTCGACCGGGCTGCTGGCCTTGCTGCTCGTGCCCGGCGCGCTGGCCGTCTTGTCGCTTGCCCGGGCCTTCAACCTTCTGTCGCGCGGAGAGGAGGTTGCGTTCTACCTGGGCGCCTCCGTGCAGCGGGTGAAGCTCACCGCCTATCTGGCCGCGTCGCTGATGGTGGCCGCGGCGGTCGCGGCCGGCGGCGTGATCGGCTTCGTCGGGCTGATCGTTCCGCACGCCGTCCGGCTCGCGTGGGGGAACGACCACCGCCTGCTCCTGCCCGCATCCTTCCTGGCCGGCACCGCCTTCCTCCTGCTCGCGGACACGGTGGCCCGGCTGGTGGTGGCGCCCGCCGAACTCCCGACCGGGGTGGTCACCGCCGTCGCGGGGGTCCCGTTCTTCGTGGCGCTGCTGCTGCGGGGGGGACGGCGGTGA
- the cobT gene encoding nicotinate-nucleotide--dimethylbenzimidazole phosphoribosyltransferase, which produces MNTFAASPQSVIARTVVATPRGDPAAVQAHLDALTKPPGSLGRLEKLALQVGVVLGDPPPPLEDAVVFVFAADHGVAAQGVSAYPAEVTAQMCANFSGGGAAINVLTRACGAGVRVVDAGVAADVGGLAGIEHRKVRAGTDDLSAGPAMTASEVEEALALGMEVAGGGAGSTGAARPPGPWLVGVGEMGIGNTTAAAAVTACLTGAAGREVVGRGTGVDDGGLARKRDVVERAVARVARDEDPRSDAVAVLRQVAGFEIAAMSGAMIGAAARGALVLVDGFISSAAALAACRLCPGLSPYLVASHRSTEPGHAVVLAALGLEPLLDLDMRLGEGTGCALAIPIVRAAGALLREMATFESAGISGPSEGPSRAGS; this is translated from the coding sequence GTGAACACCTTTGCCGCATCTCCACAGAGCGTGATCGCGCGCACGGTTGTCGCAACTCCGCGGGGAGATCCCGCGGCGGTCCAGGCGCACCTCGACGCGCTGACCAAGCCGCCGGGCAGCCTCGGACGCCTTGAGAAGCTGGCGCTCCAGGTAGGCGTGGTCCTGGGCGACCCGCCGCCTCCGCTGGAGGACGCGGTGGTGTTCGTCTTCGCGGCGGATCACGGGGTCGCCGCGCAGGGCGTGTCGGCGTATCCGGCCGAGGTCACGGCGCAGATGTGCGCGAACTTCTCCGGTGGCGGGGCGGCGATCAACGTGCTCACGCGGGCGTGCGGCGCCGGGGTGCGTGTCGTCGACGCGGGCGTTGCGGCGGACGTCGGCGGGCTGGCGGGAATCGAGCACCGGAAGGTCCGCGCGGGCACGGATGATCTTTCGGCGGGGCCGGCGATGACCGCGAGCGAGGTCGAAGAGGCTCTGGCGTTGGGCATGGAAGTGGCGGGAGGTGGCGCCGGCTCCACTGGAGCAGCGCGTCCCCCCGGTCCCTGGCTCGTGGGTGTGGGCGAGATGGGCATCGGGAACACCACCGCGGCGGCTGCCGTAACGGCGTGCCTGACCGGGGCGGCGGGGCGCGAGGTCGTCGGCCGCGGGACGGGGGTCGACGACGGCGGACTGGCCCGCAAGCGCGATGTGGTGGAGCGCGCGGTGGCGCGGGTCGCCCGCGACGAGGATCCCCGGAGCGATGCCGTGGCGGTGCTGCGGCAGGTCGCCGGGTTCGAGATCGCGGCCATGTCGGGCGCCATGATCGGCGCGGCTGCGCGGGGCGCCCTCGTGCTTGTGGACGGGTTCATCTCGTCGGCCGCGGCGCTGGCGGCCTGCCGCCTGTGCCCCGGCCTGTCGCCGTACCTGGTCGCATCGCACCGCTCAACCGAGCCGGGTCACGCGGTGGTGCTCGCTGCGCTCGGCCTCGAGCCCCTGCTCGACCTCGACATGCGGCTCGGCGAGGGGACCGGGTGTGCGCTCGCCATCCCCATCGTGCGGGCGGCCGGAGCGTTGCTCCGCGAGATGGCGACCTTCGAATCGGCCGGGATCTCGGGGCCGAGCGAGGGCCCGTCGCGGGCGGGATCATGA
- a CDS encoding helical backbone metal receptor → MYTAHQARASATPSATAPPSSPFARWIAALLAPVLLTSCAPDEPPDMPAVSVTDDAGYTVALTAPAGRVFSVIPSLTESITALDPGVLVARTRFDRAPELAHLPSLGGTIQPNLEALAGLEPDLVVTWADASQRAVGERVDALGIPVYRAVVQTIDDVRSHLRRLGTLLGREERAAALVDSLDLALEGVAATVRGRERLDVYYSVWHDPPQTTGPGTFIDQVIEHAGGRNIFGDAARSWPRVSIEAILRRDPDALVIARHAPGAPGAPWLEGPGWRELRAVRNGRYTLVDGDLFNRPGPRVAEAARRMAEFLHGPR, encoded by the coding sequence GTGTACACGGCACACCAGGCAAGGGCGAGCGCGACGCCGAGCGCGACGGCGCCCCCGAGTTCTCCGTTCGCCCGGTGGATCGCCGCCCTGCTCGCCCCGGTCCTCCTCACGTCCTGTGCCCCGGACGAGCCTCCGGACATGCCCGCAGTTTCCGTCACGGACGATGCGGGATACACCGTCGCGCTCACCGCGCCGGCGGGCCGCGTCTTTTCGGTGATCCCCTCGCTGACCGAATCGATCACCGCGCTCGATCCCGGCGTCCTCGTCGCGCGCACCCGCTTCGATCGGGCGCCCGAACTCGCTCACCTCCCTTCGCTGGGCGGGACCATACAACCGAATCTCGAGGCACTGGCCGGTCTCGAACCCGATCTCGTCGTCACGTGGGCCGACGCGTCCCAGCGCGCGGTGGGGGAACGGGTGGACGCGCTGGGCATTCCCGTCTACAGGGCGGTCGTGCAGACGATCGACGATGTGCGCAGCCACCTGCGCCGCCTGGGCACACTCCTCGGCCGCGAGGAACGGGCCGCCGCGCTGGTGGATTCGCTGGACCTCGCGCTGGAGGGCGTGGCCGCCACGGTGCGCGGCCGCGAGCGCCTCGACGTCTACTACTCCGTCTGGCACGACCCGCCGCAGACGACCGGGCCGGGAACCTTCATCGACCAGGTCATCGAGCACGCGGGCGGGCGCAACATCTTCGGCGATGCCGCGCGCTCGTGGCCGCGGGTGTCCATCGAGGCGATCCTGCGGCGCGATCCCGACGCCCTCGTCATCGCTCGACACGCGCCCGGCGCGCCGGGTGCTCCGTGGCTCGAGGGGCCGGGCTGGCGGGAACTGCGGGCCGTCCGCAACGGCCGCTATACCCTCGTCGACGGCGACCTCTTCAACCGCCCCGGACCACGCGTGGCCGAGGCGGCACGTCGCATGGCCGAGTTCCTGCACGGGCCGCGTTGA
- a CDS encoding TonB-dependent receptor, whose amino-acid sequence MKTKFAIAILAAGVAVPGASAHALPTQVAASVHVSVRAARTAPGAPGEAAADAGAAVAVPGAMVAVRGAGLQATTDARGVAVLRGLSPGRHALVISAPGFLEAAVEVEAVNGRVTRTSIVLDPAPVRLRGLVVQVASRERDAGATVLETASLPPGVTDLPAALERVPGATVVRQGGPGAPAVLQLRGAGGDQVLVLLDGTRINSPLTGVADLSTVDLESVSRITVIPGAQSARYGPQALGGVVLLESRNRDATTAAVTAGMGAWSSAETAVTGSSGFGNAWSVSGGARWRRSNGAFTYDVPAFRGGGETTRENSAFSHAGGDLRITRRGSAEASLRAHLSDIERGSPGTIAQPSATGRQRHRRYGLGVTVESDGASPARLGGSARSSVQWQRADYADPEPPFGRAYDTRTRVRRAELAVEGWWRAEASSSSRESLDLRFGLQAARLDVESNALTSPGIGLDELGAWAHAGRGWQLRRGFRLDLGASLRADRHDLVDGVTLSPAVDAALTRGGLALDLRWGHGFSPPGLGDLFFQEGVLVEPNPDLGPERIRGELSATLAQRWSVGPATGELRASAYRADLDDMILWFPDHRFVWSPDNYDVARRGLELGATTDLAAFGRTHSLTASAAWSEVEYTGAVLDGQVAYRPRFTADVALGIGMPAGITLTPSGTHVGARRTVPGSPLNALAAYTLFNAGIALPFEWSRFAGRLEVAVTNLLDERAALLVDYPLPGRGWSTRIRIGAAR is encoded by the coding sequence GTGAAGACGAAGTTCGCGATTGCCATCCTGGCCGCCGGAGTTGCCGTCCCGGGCGCTTCGGCACACGCGCTCCCCACGCAGGTCGCTGCGTCCGTTCACGTGTCCGTGCGGGCGGCAAGGACTGCGCCGGGCGCGCCGGGCGAGGCTGCGGCGGACGCGGGTGCGGCAGTCGCCGTTCCGGGGGCGATGGTCGCCGTCCGGGGCGCGGGGCTCCAGGCGACGACCGACGCGCGCGGCGTCGCCGTCCTGCGAGGTCTTTCGCCCGGACGGCACGCCCTCGTGATCTCGGCGCCCGGCTTCCTGGAGGCCGCGGTCGAGGTCGAAGCCGTGAACGGGCGTGTCACGCGAACGAGCATCGTGCTCGATCCGGCGCCTGTGCGGCTCAGGGGGCTGGTGGTGCAGGTGGCATCCCGCGAACGGGACGCCGGCGCCACCGTGTTGGAGACCGCCAGCCTTCCGCCCGGCGTGACGGATCTCCCGGCCGCGCTTGAACGCGTTCCCGGGGCAACCGTCGTGAGACAGGGCGGACCGGGGGCCCCCGCCGTGCTGCAACTGCGCGGCGCGGGCGGCGACCAGGTGCTGGTACTGCTCGACGGAACGCGGATCAACTCTCCGCTCACCGGCGTCGCCGACCTGAGCACGGTGGACCTCGAATCCGTGTCCCGCATCACCGTGATTCCGGGGGCGCAGTCCGCCCGGTACGGACCGCAGGCGCTCGGCGGCGTCGTCCTGCTGGAGAGCCGCAACCGCGACGCGACCACCGCCGCCGTCACCGCCGGGATGGGCGCCTGGTCCTCGGCGGAGACGGCGGTCACCGGGTCGAGCGGTTTCGGGAACGCCTGGTCGGTCTCCGGCGGCGCCCGCTGGCGGCGATCGAACGGCGCCTTCACCTACGACGTCCCCGCCTTCCGGGGCGGCGGCGAGACGACCCGCGAGAACTCCGCCTTCTCGCACGCCGGCGGAGACCTCCGCATCACACGGCGCGGGAGCGCGGAGGCTTCGCTGCGCGCCCACCTCAGCGACATCGAGCGCGGGAGCCCGGGGACGATCGCGCAGCCCTCCGCCACCGGCCGGCAGCGCCACCGTCGCTACGGGCTCGGCGTCACGGTCGAATCGGACGGCGCCTCTCCGGCACGCCTCGGAGGCTCGGCCCGCAGTTCGGTGCAGTGGCAGCGCGCGGACTACGCGGATCCGGAGCCCCCCTTCGGGCGCGCCTACGATACCCGGACGCGAGTGCGACGGGCGGAGCTCGCCGTGGAAGGATGGTGGCGCGCGGAAGCGTCCTCGTCGTCGCGCGAGTCGCTTGACCTCCGGTTCGGCCTCCAAGCGGCACGGCTCGATGTCGAGTCGAACGCGCTGACGTCGCCCGGCATCGGCCTCGACGAACTCGGGGCGTGGGCACATGCCGGGCGCGGCTGGCAGCTGCGGCGCGGTTTCCGCCTCGATCTGGGTGCTTCCCTGCGCGCCGACCGGCACGACCTTGTGGATGGCGTGACCCTGTCGCCCGCCGTCGACGCCGCGCTCACCCGGGGCGGGCTCGCCCTCGACCTCCGGTGGGGCCACGGCTTCTCCCCTCCCGGGCTCGGCGACCTCTTCTTCCAGGAAGGGGTCCTCGTCGAGCCCAACCCCGACCTCGGGCCGGAGCGCATACGGGGAGAACTCTCGGCGACGCTCGCCCAGCGGTGGTCTGTGGGCCCGGCAACCGGGGAACTGCGCGCGAGCGCCTACCGCGCGGACCTCGACGACATGATCCTCTGGTTCCCCGACCACCGTTTCGTGTGGAGCCCGGACAACTACGACGTCGCGCGCCGCGGCCTCGAGCTCGGCGCCACGACGGATCTGGCCGCGTTCGGACGCACGCACAGCCTCACCGCGAGCGCCGCCTGGTCCGAGGTCGAGTACACCGGCGCCGTGCTCGATGGCCAAGTTGCCTACCGGCCGCGTTTCACGGCGGATGTGGCCCTCGGCATCGGGATGCCGGCCGGAATCACCCTCACGCCGTCGGGCACACACGTCGGGGCGCGCCGCACGGTGCCGGGCTCCCCGCTGAACGCGCTCGCCGCCTACACGCTGTTCAACGCCGGCATCGCCCTGCCCTTCGAGTGGAGCCGCTTCGCCGGGCGGCTCGAGGTGGCCGTTACGAACCTCCTCGACGAACGCGCCGCGCTGCTCGTCGACTACCCCCTGCCGGGCCGCGGCTGGTCGACGCGGATCCGCATCGGAGCCGCGAGATGA